The genomic window CTAAGAGGAATGGTTTCAACAGGCACAGAGGAAACCATAAAATCCTACTGGCTTTGAGAGGATTTTTTGGATTAGAGGGTGATCAACTGACAGAGGACTTGGCCCAGGGACAGACAGAACTGTCCCATTCACTGATGGTCATTTAAACACGTGCAAATTCCAGAAGGAATCCAGGAGAGCTCTGAAGGAGATGAAACCTGGGGAAATTAATGAAATTCTATCAGCACTCTGAGTATCAGAGTTGCGGTAGAGCCTCTCAGTAGTTGAAGGCTGAGTTAAGTCTGTGCATCCCAAGGTTTGAGGTGGGAAAGGTCCAGTGAGTGCTGCAATATTGGGATTTAACCAGAACAGAAGGAATTCCAAAGGTAACTTACACAGGGAGGTGTGAAAGGATCCTCACACCTCTCCACCAACCACACTGAGCAGCTCCAGTCTTTTGTTTCTAAGAATTCACCTTATAGAATTCATGCTCCTAAGGGAATTAACCCTATAAATCAGGAACCATGTGTGGTTAATTCCCttattttagagaaaatgaagggaaaatacTGCAAAAGTTTTGAATGCTGATTGAAAACAAAGTGCAAAGTTTGTTTATTGCAGATGATGCAGGGAAACAATGGaagattgggaaaaaaagggatcaAGTGCACTGAAAATGTCTCTGAAGGGAAATGTTTGAGGGAGAAAGATCATTATTAATAACAATCTTCTGTTATTcggaagaatcacagaatcttttgagttggaaaaggcctccaaatcatcctggggacagggacagcagccagggagtggctggagctgggccagggcagggttaggttggattttagggaaaggttcttcccccagaggctgctgggcactgcccaggctccccagggaatgggcacggccccgaggctgccagagctccaggagcctttggacagcgctgccagggatgcccaggctgggattggtggggggtctgggcagggccaggggtgggactgggtgatccctgggggtcccttccagctctggaattccattattctgtgattccataagATCAGGAGCATTTTGCTTGGCACTAGTCTCCATTCCAGACTAATATTAAGGTTTCCACCTTTCCCACCCAAGAAAGGGCTCCTCCTCCTGTTTAATCATTCCCACCCTGGCTGTCCTTGACCACCTCATTGCTCTCCAGACTAAGCAAACCCTGAGCAAAGCGACCTTCAGGGGGGACACGCAGCAGACTGGGATTATTCAGGAAATCTTTGGCTCCATTGGGAACAGGTCTGGCCAGGAACAGCTGGTAGAAGAGAGGGGTTGAGGAAGGGATACATTTCACCACATTGTTGGCAGTTATTCCAGAACTTGGGAACTTCCAGGCTCTTCTCTTATTTCCACAGCCAGACAAAAGAGCTCCAGGTGATTTTatccagctgggagcagccagggaatgTCTGTGCACAGTGCAGTGAGGTCCCTCTGGGGTTCCTCAGAGCAAACCgaagctgtgccagctccctgGACTTCCAGAGGCAAAGCCAAAGGAACCTGCCAGGAAAAGTGTGGGATCAGGAGGaaatgctgccagcagctcatCCCTGTGCCGGGAGGTTTCACACTCAGAACATGTCCAGGAGCAAGGAGAGCAGGAACCATGCCaatggcaggagcagcagggcttcCTCAGGGATCAGCACTTTTCCACCCCAGGAGCACATCTCCCTCCCTCTGGTGTGTGCTGTGGATTCAGGGTCACTCCCCGCTGCCTTAAATGTCCCTCAAAGGTGACATTTCTTAGGCAGGACTGgctgtaaaatgaaaatgtgttttttagagcagctctgtcccagcctgaGTGCTTGGGGAGCACCTCAATCCCACCAGAACCCCCCTCCTTGGATGTCCCcaccagagcaggagcagctgctgatgCTCCTGACGTGGTCTCGTTTCACTGAGCAAATTCCTGCTCTCTCAGGTGCCTCAGAGCCTCTCACTGAGGTGTCAGTGTGTGCTGCTTGCCAGGAGGAAAGTCAACACTCatttattctccttttctttctgttttgctttggttttttggggtttctttagtaactttttgtcttttcctgctgcagctcatgAGTGAGGtgcccacagagcagagctccgagaggctgctcctggctggctgGGAGGATTTCCTTCTCCCAGCAAGGGCTTGGAAGTGTTGCTCACTTGATCCTGATCctggggggagaaaaagaaaggaaggtcAAACTTTGGGCATCGAGCAGCCTGACTGCTCAGTGCTCACCTCTTGTGCCCTGATCAGCAAaggaaattattaatattattattattatcattatcattattattgcTGTTGAGATTGGTTAATTCATAGAaacatgggatggtttgggttggaagggaccttaaagatcatctcattccactgtctcaggttgctccaagccccatccaacctggccttggacacttccagagatccaggggcagccacagcttctctgggcaccctgtgccagggcctgcccgcCCTCCCAGGGGAGAATTTTTCtctaataattattattattctacAGAGCTCATCCTTGCTCCTCTAACTCATCAAAAATGAAGCTGCATCCCTGTTTATCCCCAGGAAAGCTCTTTTCCAGTATCTCAAATTGCAGCAATCAGCACAAAGGCCCATTCCCAGATCCGACAGGATGACTGATGCAAGCTGTCAGCCAATATTTGACTTTCCAGGTGAGATTAGATTTagcttttaatttaatataaacATAAAGTGTGCAGTGCAAGGCACTTACTTCACAGGCAACTGCTCCCAGCCTTGTGCAGGCTGGAGGCTCCTTAAAGACATCCCTGCTCTTTTTGGGAGTTTCATCCCATTATCCAGTGGAGTTTGAAAAGCCTGAGTGTTCTGAATCTCCTTAGGGAAGGACACAGCAAAGGTAAGTCGCTGTTAGCAAGTCTTTATTCCAGTTTGAAAAAGAAGCACAGTTTTTGATGTAAATCaaggaaaaagcagattttacaGACAGTAAAGGCAATTTGTATTTATagtttctcatttcctttcattAATTACCCTTATCCCTTTATTTGAGCATGTGTGAGGGGTGTAACTGCAGAGGGATCCAGCTGCACGTGTGCCTGAATCTGTGTGTTGAATTCCTGAATTCCTGAATTGAAACATGTCCCAAATTTTTTATTAGCAATGAAATTTCACTGCCCCTTCCCCTTGGATGCAGCGAACTCCTTGTTCTTGAGGATTGCACTGGGAACAAAGAGCATTTCTGGGAAGATTTCCACAGGTTTTAGGGCTTGGTTGGCCTGGAGAACCAAAGGAACTGCCCACATTAAAGTGGGACAGCctgggtgggaatgggatctggtgggaatgggatctggtgggaatgggatctggTGGGAAGGAATGCTGGAGGGGGATTCTCCTGTGGGATACACACCTGGTTCATGAGGtctgagcagcactgggggCCGAATTTTGGGATAAATGGGATCAAACATGGCTTTGCAGCACCAGGCAGTGTCTCTGCCCCTTTGGGGACTGTCTCAAATGCTCACCGAGGCCAGTCCAGGGATGGGGCTCAGCCTCCATGTCCCTCCCATGTCTTTGTCTTCTCCTCAGGAGAAATCCTCCTTCCTTTGGAGTTTTGCCTCTGTAGGGAAGGGACAGGGCCTCATCCCTTGGGACAGGGGCCATGGGGGCCTTCACCAAAGCTGCCCACACACCAAAGGGACCTGtgggcaccaggatgagcagcagagggatggagcagctctgctgggaggaaaggctgccagagctgggattgttcagcctggagaggagaagctttgggctgagctcagtgtggccttgcagggcctgaaggagctgcaggaaagctggagagagacaattcccaagggctggagggccaggagccagggaatggcttcccagtgccagagggcagggctggatgggagattgggcaggaattgttccctgggagggtgggcaggccctggcacagggtgcccagagcagctggggctgcccctggatccctggcagtgcccaaggccaggctggacattggggcttggagcagcctggcacagtgggaggtgtccctgccatggcaggggtgggatgggatgggctttaaggtgcctcccagcccaaaccattccatgattctgagCAGGATCTTTTTGGGTCTCTGAGCAGGACCTTTTTGGGTCTCTGAACATATGGAACCACTCAGAGATGGGGATTCTCAGCTGAGCTAAAATTGCACCTTCAAGTGGCAGAGGGTGACTGTTATTAGACAACTGCCATGACACTGACAAAATACTCCAACTCTTTTAATACACATCTGattaaaaagtgtattttgttGTCTTTAGCAGCACAATTTGCAAGGATGGCAAAGATGCAAAACTTCACTTGGGCAGTGGAAGATATTTTCAAGGAAACCTTCCTCAATTACATGAATGGCTGGAGGAGAAACATGACAGAAGCAGCGAATaagctgcaggcagaggtggCTGCTGAAAACTTTGACTACGTTATCCTTTACCTGATGGTGATGATTGGGATGTTCTCCTTCATCATCGTGGCCATCCTGGTGAGCACTGTGAAATCCAAGAGGAGGGAGCACTCCAACGATCCCTATCACCAGTACATCGTGGAGGACTGGGGAGAGAAGTACAAAAACCAGGTTCTCAACCCAGAAGATCTCAAGTGTGTGATCCATGAAAACCTGGGGGCAAGGGATAAAACGAGCCTGGAATCACCTTGACTTTCTGGAAGCACCAGCAGTGAGGGAATCACGAAGTCACCCCGAGGGAACTCAACCGGAATTCCAAAGAGCTGTGGAAGTGTTGATTAAATTAACACACAGGGCAGTGGATAATGGAGTCCTGAGGAAATCAGTGTTCTGGTTCCCATGAGGATCTTGGGAAACTCCAAGAGAAATCTATGATTGTGCTTTCCCTTTAGGAAAATAAAGCCAAGAGAATGGTAACTTGATTATTTGAGCATTTTTTAAATCCACAAGCAGATCTGGATGTTCCCACCTCAGAATAACTGTGAATTGGTGGTCAAAAGTGCTGATTCAGGTCCAAACTGTGTGACTTAAGCCCACCTTAAAAATAACTTGAAATTGTCCAGTAAAACCTCCAATGTCCAAGGATTAACTGAGCAATCAATTAGGGAATGAATCGCAGGAGGGAACCTGCACACATTCACTCCACACTCCTTTTTAATGACCTGATTCCCATTTTCACTTGTGCTAAATAATAAATGACAAAGGGCTTCTTTTCTTTGGGAGCCTTTGGCTTGTTTTGGAGAGGGGTCTTGAGATTTGAGCTGATGCCATCACGCTCCAGATGTGCTGGAGGTGCAAAAGAGGCACAAGCAACAGGCTGAGAAGGAGTTTTCCTCTACTCTGCTATAGGGAGACCCCACCTGTAGAGCTGCCTCTGGATCAACACCAGAaaaagctggagctgctggagagagtccaaaGGAGGCCACAGAGCtcctccaagggctggagcccctctgctctggagccaggctgggagagctgggggtgctcagctggggaagagaaactccagggagagctcagagccccttgcagagactaaaggggctccaggagagctggagagggactggggacaaggcatggagggacaggagccagggaatggccttaagctgaagcAGGGCAAGTTTATATCagatgttgggaagaaattctttagtatgagggtggtgaggccctggcacaggttgcccagacaggttgtggactccccattcctggaaatcTTGAAGGccagacacctcccactgtcgcaggctgctccaagccccagtgtccagcctggccttgggcactgccagggatccaggggcagccccagctgctctgggcaccctgtgccagggcctgcccaccctcccagggaacaattcctgcccaatctcccatccagccctgccctctggcactgggaagccattccctggctcctggccctccatccttgtccccagtccctctgcagctctcctggagcccctttaggccctggaaaggggctctgagctctccctggagccttctcctctccaggtgagcacccccagctctcccagcctggctccctctgctcatcctggtgcctcctctggcctctctccagcagctccacgtcctccctgtgctggtccctggggcagctctgcaggtgggctctcacctgggcacaggggcacaggggcaccATCCCAATCCCTTCCccgctgcccacgctggggctcagcccaaGGCACGGGAGGGGTGTGGGAGCTCCCCGCGGTCCCTACGGGAGCTGCTTTACCGCAGAACCGTTCATTTGGGGGAAGAACAGCGAGGCCCTCCCAGCCTCCAGCGCCGCACCGAGCGGGCGGAGCGgccccggccgggcccggcgctgccgctgccgggagCTCAGCCCGGgagcgccgcccccgcccgccatGGCCGCGCCCTGAGGTAGGACCCGCCCGGGCCCCTTCCCCTCACGGCCCCGCGGGGCTCCGGGGACACACCGGGACCCCGGGACCCCGGCCCGCATCGCCGCCGGCCCCGAGCGCTCCGCTCCCCGCAGCCTCGCCGCTCTCCCGTGCCGGGCCTgctgcccgccctgcccggcctcCTGCCCGGCGTGCCCCGctgtcctgcctctgcccctgctccaccCCCGCTCCTTGCTCTGCAGGCCTCGTCCTTGCTCTCCAACCCTCCTTCCGTGCTCCCCAccccctcttccttctctccaatGCCCCGCTTTCCTTGatctccagcccctctgtttGCTCTCCACCCGCCCTTGCTCTCCAGTCTCCCATTGTTCTCCAGCCCCCTTACTTGATATCCACCTCTCCCTCCTTGTTCACCAGCTCCCCTTCCTTGTTTTCCATCACCTTCCTTACTCTCCAGGCCCCCCATTCTTGTTCTCCACTCCCCTCCTTTCTCTCCAGCCCCCTCTCCTTATTCTCGAGGCATCCCCCCCCTTGCTCTCCAGCACCCGTTTCTTGTTCTCCAGCCCCCCCTCCTTGCTCTCCATCCCGTTTCCTTGCTCTCCACCCCCCACTTTCCCTGCTTTCCACCCTCCCTCCTTGTTCCCAGTCCCCCTTCCTTGTTCTCCAGCCcaggacagagctgggctgggatgaggcagccccagctgctctgggcaccctgtgccagggcctccccacccacacagggaacaattccttcccaatatcccatctatccctgccctctggcagtttaaaactattgccccttgtcctaGCAGTCTCTGCCCATATAAAAAAGTCCCTTTCACTCCTTTTTatgagcccctttaggcactggaaggggctctaaggtctccctggaattgtcccttctccaggctggacaatcccagttctcccagcctgtctccagagcagagggggtcCAGCCCCGGGATCACCTTTGTGATCCCTTATGGTGTCCAGGGATCCACAGTGGAGCAGTCTGATGTGGCCCTGGCATTTCtgggtttggtttgattttaatCCAGCCAATGTGATTGGAACATCCCATCTGCTCTGTTCCTGTTTTTCAGAGTTTGGAGcatgtgagaagctgccagaggaatcactcatattttaatttctgcttcatCAGGTACAAAGATCTCGGTTTTTCTAATTGTTGTGATGTTGCTTGAGTTGGAACCTTGAGTTCCAAAATCAGAAtcaggtttgggttggaaaggaccttaaagaccatctcattccaagccctgccatgggcagggacacttccaggttgctcagaaccccatccagcctggccttggtgAGTGAAACCCCTTTTCTAGCCCAGAAATGTCACGTTTAAGTGCACTCTGATAATTCAGTAGCTCGGTGCTTCCCAAGGCCTCGTGGTTGGAGCTGTTCAGCAATCCCCAAAGGGGTATCTCCAGCCCCATTTTGTGGGGATGATGGagctctgggcaggcagggtgagatGTGCAGAGGGTTTGGATGCTGTGGATGTTGTGTGGTGCCTCGGGGCTGTCCGTGCTCTGCAGACAATGCCCTgagagcctgggctgggctgtggttcctgcagagggctggagctgtAATCCAGGGGCTGGGATTCAATTCCGTGCTCCACCACAGGCCTCCCACGTGCCTGGGGCCCAGCTTTGGGGCTGTGTTGcacaaggcagagctgggcagggatcCTGGGGCTGGAACCAGGACTAATCCCAAAATCTGGGATGTAGTGCAGCCCTCCCTAAGGGACACAACCCTCTGGAATGAGCTGTGGcctctgtgcctgctctgctccctgaggATCCCGGAGCATTTGGAGTTCACAGGGAATTGCTGGCACATCCCTGAGGTGTGATCTGGACAGACCCTCTCCTCTTTCCCATCTGCAGGAGTCGGATCTGCTTCACCAAACAGAATTCCCTGGGACAATGCAacacagaatctcagaatggtttgggttggagggaccttaaagcccatccagccccacccctgccatggcagggacacctcccactgtcccaggctgctccaagctgcccttggacacttccagggctggagcagccacagtGGGATGGATCAGCTCATGcccacagcagcctcacagggCAGCCAGCTCCCATTTGTTATGGAATAAAACTCCAGAGGAGACCTGGGAGTGACCAGCCTGGGAGCTGCAATCCCAGGGAATCCATGTGAGGCTGATGCCATTTCATCCCAGCTTGTGGAGCATCTGTTAGGGAATATCTGCGAGAGcctgctgctcctgtccctgctcctgtggcTGCACACGAGAGCTCCTTGCACGTGAGGGAGGGAGCAGTGCCCTTCTGAGGGGCCCGGGCTGTGGCCCCGTGTTTGCCAAGGCAGCCTGCATTTTCCTGGGGAACGAACAATGCCTGCCTGTGGATGTGTTCCCGGCTCCTATCTGTGCCTTATCTCCTCGGGAAAGGCAAACACAGAATTCCAGCTGTTTATTTGCCTGCAGGCTTTTAAGATATCCCAACCTTGAAAAAGCAGTGTCGGAGATTTTTGCTCTTtcactgatgacctcagtgcTCATAAATGGTGTTTTTCAAATGTGAAAGGAATCCTGGAATCCTGgaatagtttggattggaaTAGATTTAAAAGCCCATCCAGCcttcatgggcagggacacctcccactgtcccaggctgctccaagccccaatgtccagcctggccttgggcactgccagggatccagggccagccccagctgccctgggcaaagtcctctcctcttcccgctttcttctccctgccctctgctgcagcctcaccTTCTTTTTTCAATTCTGAGGTTTCAGCTGGATTTAATAAAGACTGGGATCAAATGGAGACTGGAAAAGCCAAGAGATGAGATGGGGAGAAGTGCTTGGCCACTGGAGGCtggtgggatgtgggaatgcAGCCTGGAGGGAGCAGTGACATTCCCAGTCAGTCCCAACTGCATGAGATGCCATGGGGACAGAGCATCACAGGTGTCAGCTCTCACAGGAAACATTTGGGGATTgcaagaaacacagaaagagactttggacaagggatggagggacaccacaagggggaatggcctcaagctgAAGAAggacagggttagatgggagattgggcaggaattgttccctgggagggtgggcaggccctggcacagggtgcccagagcagctggggctgcccctggatccctggcagtgcccaaggccaggctggacattggggcttggagcagcctgggacagtggaaggtgttcagggttggaacaagatgagctttagggtcccttccatcccaaatcattccatgattttataaTTGTGGATCAAAACACACTCtacaggacaaaggaagaatttcttcacttccCACCCTTTGTGACTCCAGTGCAGCTACTCCTGATGGATGCACAGTCCAGGCAGATCCAGGCTCgtgtctcagcagagcaggaatattGCAGCAGTGTTGGCTGAACACTTAAAtaatcccagcccagagcattCCTGGGAGTGCCCAGTGCGATCCCATctcactctgctgctgctgctgggggggaCAGACCCTGCATCAGCCCCACAGATGGGCTCACAGAACATTTGCTGAGTCTGAAACTTCTCCTGcacacaaaaaatccccaagacCCCATTTTCAGCATCAGGTGCCAGATGCTGCTTTGTGCTTGGCTGGCTGAATTCCTGCCTTTTTACAGCACGTTGCAAAATTCCTTCTGACTGGAGCACAGAATTTCTAGGGATTTAGGAGAGTGGAGGCTGTGTCACTTCGAGGAGCT from Corvus hawaiiensis isolate bCorHaw1 chromosome 2, bCorHaw1.pri.cur, whole genome shotgun sequence includes these protein-coding regions:
- the KCNE2 gene encoding potassium voltage-gated channel subfamily E member 2, producing MAKMQNFTWAVEDIFKETFLNYMNGWRRNMTEAANKLQAEVAAENFDYVILYLMVMIGMFSFIIVAILVSTVKSKRREHSNDPYHQYIVEDWGEKYKNQVLNPEDLKCVIHENLGARDKTSLESP